One Setaria viridis chromosome 5, Setaria_viridis_v4.0, whole genome shotgun sequence genomic region harbors:
- the LOC117855701 gene encoding desmethyl-deoxy-podophyllotoxin synthase — protein sequence MEQATYYPYLFMFMALVFPLLIKLKKRAGNSVRLPPGPWQLPVIGSLHHLLGKPLVHRALADLARRLGAPPLMYLKLGEVPVVVATSPDAAHEIMRAQDVTFATRPWSTTMKIMMADGYGLGFAPYGEQWRQLRKISVLELLSARRVQSFRRVREEEVARLVAAVAATPPGEPANLSERVAVAIADSTVRALIGDRFGRREEFLETIEEESKLTSGFNLSDLFPSWSWLVNFVSGTARRSHAMHKKSIELMEHAIGQHEEMRATMAANGKVVEEDDLVGVLLRIQKEAGLSVPLTNGTIKATIFDLFGAGSKTAAITLQWAMSELIRSPNVMKKVQAELRNILDGKPKVTEDDLSEMKYLKLVIKETLRLHPPAPLLIPRESRESCKILGYDVPKGTTVLVNAWAIGRDPKYWEDADEFKPERFESSAVDFRGMNFEYIPFGAGRRICPGILFAQANMELVLAALLYHFDWKVKSGLEPSELDMTEEMGLTIRRKNDLRLYPIVRVPPQFTQ from the exons ATGGAGCAAGCAACATACTACCCCTACCTCTTCATGTTCATGGCTCTCGTCTTCCCACTCCTCATCAAGCTCAAGAAACGTGCCGGCAATAGCGTCAGGCTGCCGCCAGGCCCATGGCAACTGCCGGTGATCGGCAGCCTGCACCACCTCCTCGGCAAGCCGCTCGTCCACCGCGCATTGGCCGACCTTGCCCGCAGGctgggcgcgccgccgctcatGTACCTCAAGCTCGGCGAGGTCCCCGTCGTGGTCGCCACCTCCCCCGACGCAGCCCACGAGATCATGCGGGCCCAGGACGTCACCTTCGCCACGCGGCCGTGGAGCACGACCATGAAGATCATGATGGCCGACGGGTACGGGCTAGGGTTCGCGCCCTACGGCGAGcagtggcggcagctccggaagATCAGCGTCCTGGAGCTGCTCAGCGCCCGGCGCGTCCAGTCCTTCCGCCGcgtccgggaggaggaggtcgcccgcctcgtcgccgccgtcgcggcgacCCCGCCCGGGGAGCCGGCGAACCTGAGCGAGCGCGTCGCTGTGGCGATCGCCGACTCGACGGtgcgcgccctgatcggggacAGGTTCGGGAGGCGGGAGGAGTTCCTGGAGACGATCGAGGAGGAGAGCAAGCTCACCTCGGGGTTCAACCTCAGCGACCTGTTCCCGTCGTGGTCGTGGCTTGTGAACTTCGTcagcggcacggcgcggcgaTCGCATGCGATGCACAAGAAGAGCATTGAGCTCATGGAACATGCAATCGGGCAGCATGAAGAGATGAGGGCCACAATGGCAGCGAACGgcaaggtggtggaggaggacgatCTCGTGGGCGTCCTCTTGAGAATACAGAAGGAAGCTGGCCTCAGCGTGCCTCTCACCAACGGAACCATCAAAGCTACCATCTTT GATCTGTTTGGCGCCGGAAGCAAGACGGCAGCAATTACACTCCAATGGGCCATGTCGGAGCTCATTAGGAGCCCGAATGTGATGAAGAAAGTGCAAGCCGAACTAAGAAACATTCTTGATGGAAAGCCAAAAGTGACCGAGGATGATTTGAGTGAGATGAAGTACTTGAAGCTTGTTATCAAGGAGACATTAAGGTTGCATCCACCTGCACCACTTCTTATCCCAAGGGAGTCCAGGGAGTCGTGCAAGATCCTCGGGTACGATGTGCCAAAAGGGACCACGGTGCTTGTGAACGCGTGGGCGATCGGCAGGGATCCTAAATATTGGGAAGATGCTGACGAGTTTAAGCCAGAGCGGTTTGAGTCTAGTGCAGTTGATTTTAGGGGCATGAACTTTGAGTACATACCATTTGGTGCCGGACGAAGGATCTGCCCGGGCATACTATTTGCGCAGGCAAACATGGAACTCGTTCTCGCTGCCCTATTGTATCACTTCGACTGGAAGGTTAAATCTGGGTTGGAACCAAGTGAGTTGGACATGACGGAGGAGATGGGCCTCACCATTCGGAGGAAGAACGACCTGCGCCTGTATCCCATTGTCCGTGTGCCGCCCCAGTTCACACAGTAG
- the LOC117855782 gene encoding amino acid transporter AVT1J, with amino-acid sequence MAAVTRAQSVCPSEHAVPMGYDDEPLLGRYNEAVRLEKTAAAADGDASFVQTCLNGLNALTGVGLLSVPYALSEGGWLSLALLAAVAAVCWYTGLLLQRCMAVDPAVRTFADIGERAFGRAGRLLVAAFMYAELYLVAIGYLIVDGDNLDKLFPGAAVSLGPASLSGRQLFVVLVALAVAPTTWLRSLGVLAYVSATGVFASVLIVLSVLWAAAVDGVGFSAPGATALRPARLPTALGLYTFCFCGHAVFPTLYTSMKEKRRFPKMLAICFVLCTLNYGSMAVLGYLMYGDGVQSQVTLNLPAARLSSKVAIFTTIVNPLSKYALVVTPIAMAVEERIGSGSSAAASMAVRTLLVLSTVAVALAVPFFGYLMALVGSLLSVGACVLLPCVCYVRVFGLPARAAEAAAIAAILALGSLLLITGTYSSLVQIIHELSS; translated from the exons ATGGCGGCCGTTACGCGTGCGCAATCGGTCTGTCCATCAGAACACGCCGTACCTATGGGCTATGACGACGAGCCGCTCCTCGGGCGCTACAACGAGGCCGTGCGGCTGGAGaagacggccgccgccgccgacggcgacgccagCTTCGTGCAGACTTGCCTCAACGGCCTCAACGCCTTGACAGGTGTCGGCCTGCTATCGGTGCCCTACGCGCTGTCGGAAGGGGGCTGGCTGAGCCTGGCGCTGctggccgccgtggccgccgtctGCTGGTacaccggcctcctcctccagcgctgcatggCCGTCGACCCGGCCGTCCGCACGTTCGCCGACATCGGCGAGCGCGCcttcggccgcgccggccgactCCTCGTGGCGGCCTTCATGTACGCGGAGCTCTACCTCGTCGCCATCGGCTACCTCATCGTCGACGGAGACAACCTCGACAAGCTCTTCCCGGGCGCCGCGGTCAGCCTCGGCCCCGCGTCGCTCTCGGGGAGGCAGCTGTTCGTCGTGCTCGTCGCGCTCGCGGTCGCGCCCACCACGTGGCTGCGCAGCCTCGGCGTGCTCGCCTACGTCTCCGCGACGGGCGTGTTCGCGTCGGTGCTCATCGTCCTCAGCGTGCTCTGGGCCGCGGCCGTCGACGGCGTCGGGTTCTCGGCGCCGGGGGCGACGGCGCTGAGGCCCGCCAGGCTCCCCACGGCTCTCGGGCTCTACACCTTCTGCTTCTGCGGCCACGCAGTCTTCCCCACGCTCTACACCTCCATGAAGGAAAAGCGTCGGTTCCCAAAG ATGCTGGCGATCTGCTTCGTGCTGTGCACGCTCAACTACGGGTCGATGGCGGTGCTCGGCTACCTCATGTACGGCGACGGCGTGCAGTCCCAGGTGACGCTCAACCTCCCGGCGGCGCGGCTCAGCTCCAAGGTCGCCATCTTCACCACGATCGTCAACCCGCTCTCCAAGTACGCGCTGGTGGTCACGCCCATCGCCATGGCCGTTGAGGAGAGGATCGGCTCGGgctcgtcggccgccgcctcgaTGGCGGTGAGGACGCTGCTGGTGCTCAGCACGGTGGCCGTGGCCCTCGCTGTGCCGTTCTTCGGGTACCTGATGGCGCTGGTGGGGTCGCTGCTCAGTGTGGGCGCCTGCGTGCTACTGCCCTGCGTCTGCTATGTCAGGGTGTTCGGCCTGCCGGCtcgcgccgccgaggccgcggccATCGCGGCGATCCTGGCGCTGGGCTCGCTGCTGCTGATCACCGGGACGTACTCGTCACTCGTGCAGATCATCCACGAGCTGTCAAGCTGA